A portion of the Actomonas aquatica genome contains these proteins:
- a CDS encoding response regulator — protein sequence METNLPIVVIEDHAIIRGLVKRVAEDAFGAPDVHDAREGEAGVDLCQQVQPALVLLDLELPDVEGFELIDRIREVAPRARILVLSSHTESYVLHRLQASQVDGFVDKNEHSPEMLEEALRRVADGKRYFSPSVEAAFARFRTDPHAFAKLLSDREQEMLRLFGQGWSDATIAEQVGLREVTVRNHRRNIMSRLGIHSTPTLIRYALEHGFSRVRPDS from the coding sequence GTGGAAACCAATCTCCCCATCGTCGTCATTGAAGATCATGCCATCATTCGTGGTTTGGTAAAACGGGTCGCAGAGGACGCCTTCGGTGCGCCTGATGTTCATGATGCGCGGGAGGGCGAAGCTGGGGTCGATTTGTGCCAGCAGGTGCAGCCGGCGCTGGTGCTGCTGGATTTGGAACTGCCTGATGTCGAAGGCTTCGAGCTGATCGACCGGATCCGCGAAGTGGCGCCGCGGGCCCGCATCCTCGTGCTGTCTTCCCATACCGAGTCCTATGTTTTGCACCGCCTGCAGGCGTCTCAGGTCGACGGGTTTGTGGACAAAAACGAACACTCTCCGGAAATGCTGGAAGAGGCGCTGCGCCGGGTGGCGGACGGGAAACGCTATTTCAGTCCGTCGGTCGAAGCCGCTTTTGCGCGTTTTCGCACCGACCCGCATGCCTTTGCCAAATTGTTGTCCGACCGCGAGCAGGAGATGCTCCGGCTCTTCGGGCAAGGTTGGTCCGATGCGACGATCGCGGAGCAGGTGGGGCTGCGCGAGGTCACGGTGCGCAACCACCGTCGCAACATCATGTCGCGCCTCGGTATCCACAGCACCCCTACGTTGATCCGCTACGCGTTGGAGCACGGGTTCTCCCGGGTGCGGCCGGACTCCTAA
- a CDS encoding IS5 family transposase, with amino-acid sequence MTGPRRRGRKCINERRRIEAILWILRTGAPWRDLPSLFGPWQSAYACSRRWSKCGLWSAVLEALNRSLRDDEYLMIDRSSARVHQHAAGPAGGQIAQAMGRSKASLSTKIHMACDALGYPLGFILTGANVSDFDQCKPLIRQHLAAQSHAIMDKGYDSNAIRECVNQHGGVAVIALHPGRSQKPDFDQHLYRERHRIENLFQRLKHFRRIATRYEKLHATFAAMISLACILIWIKL; translated from the coding sequence TTGACCGGACCCAGGCGGCGTGGCCGCAAATGTATCAACGAACGGCGTCGGATTGAGGCGATTCTGTGGATATTGAGAACCGGAGCACCTTGGCGCGACCTTCCAAGTCTCTTTGGACCGTGGCAAAGCGCTTACGCCTGTTCCCGTCGATGGTCAAAATGCGGACTATGGTCGGCTGTGCTCGAGGCCCTCAACCGGAGCTTGCGCGACGATGAGTATCTGATGATCGACAGGTCCAGCGCGCGTGTGCACCAACATGCCGCAGGACCTGCCGGTGGCCAGATTGCCCAAGCCATGGGGCGCTCAAAAGCCAGTCTCTCGACAAAGATCCACATGGCCTGTGATGCCTTGGGCTACCCCTTGGGCTTCATCCTCACCGGCGCCAACGTTTCGGACTTCGACCAGTGTAAACCCCTCATCAGACAGCACCTTGCTGCGCAATCGCACGCCATCATGGACAAGGGCTACGACAGCAACGCCATCCGCGAGTGTGTGAATCAACATGGCGGCGTCGCCGTCATAGCCTTGCATCCGGGTAGATCGCAGAAACCGGACTTTGACCAGCATCTATATCGTGAACGTCACCGGATCGAAAACCTCTTCCAACGTCTCAAGCACTTCCGCCGCATCGCTACTCGCTACGAAAAGCTTCACGCCACATTCGCTGCCATGATCTCCCTCGCCTGCATCTTAATTTGGATCAAACTTTAA